The following coding sequences lie in one Hypanus sabinus isolate sHypSab1 unplaced genomic scaffold, sHypSab1.hap1 scaffold_524, whole genome shotgun sequence genomic window:
- the LOC132389282 gene encoding stefin-C-like yields the protein MALVWTGEQTATSNVQKIANAVKSDVQNHISHTVVTYIAKKYREQDQSAILGKFYLIKIDIDTNNFVHVEVFVPNNYPGSQPVLLSVVENIRMSDPLDPLV from the exons ATGGCTCTAGTGTGGACAGGTGAACAGACGGCCACGTCAAACGTCCAGAAGATCGCAAATGCG GTGAAATCCGATGTGCAGAATCACATCAGCCACACAGTGGTTACATACATAGCGAAAAAGTATCGTGAACAGGACCAGTCTGCCATCCTGGGAAAATTTTACCTGATCAAG ATTGATATTGACACCAACAACTTCGTCCACGTGGAGGTGTTCGTTCCCAATAACTACCCGGGCTCTCAGCCAGTTCTGCTGTCGGTTGTGGAAAACATCAGGATGAGCGATCCGCTGGATCCCTTGGTCTGA